A single region of the Ziziphus jujuba cultivar Dongzao chromosome 10, ASM3175591v1 genome encodes:
- the LOC125418215 gene encoding extensin-2 gives MAKFWPLMLYAWAVCFMATNVAATSKPYIYASPPPPPYVYKSPPPPSPHRLPPYIYKSPPPPSPSPPPPPKHYYKSPPLPPKYHYKSPPPPSPSPPPPYIYKSPPPPSPSPPPPYIYKSPPPPSPSPPPPYVYKSPPPPSPSPPPPYVYKSPPPPSPSPPPPYVYKSPPPPSPSPPPPYVYKSPPPPSPSPPPPYVYKSPPPPSPSPPPPYVYKSPPPPSPSPPPPYVYKSPPPPSPSPPPPYVYKSPPPPSPSPPPPYVYKSPPPPSPSPPPPYVYKSPPPPSPSPPPPYMYKSPPPPSPSPPPPYVYKSPPPPSPSPPPPYLYKSPPPPPLVY, from the coding sequence ATGGCCAAGTTTTGGCCTCTTATGTTATATGCTTGGGCAGTATGCTTCATGGCAACCAATGTAGCTGCTACTTCCAAACCTTATATTTATGCATCTCCACCTCCTCCACCTTATGTTTACAAGTCTCCTCCACCACCATCTCCGCATCGACTTCCTCCTTACATCTACAAGTCTCCGCCTCCTCCTTCACCTtcacctccacctccacctaAGCATTACTATAAGTCTCCTCCTCTACCTCCTAAGTACCACTACAAATCACCACCTCCTCCATCACCATCACCTCCCCCACCTTATATTTACAAGtccccaccaccaccatctccaTCCCCACCTCCTCCATACATTTACAAATCTCCTCCTCCCCCATCTCCATCACCTCCACCTCCATATGTCTACAAgtctccaccaccaccatcaccatCCCCGCCACCTCCTTATGTATATAAGTCACCACCtccaccatcaccatcaccacctCCTCCATATGTCTACAAGTCTCCACCACCCCCATCCCCATCACCACCACCTCCCTATGTCTACAAATCTCCTCCACCTCCATCTCCATCACCACCTCCTCCATATGTCTACAAGTCTCCACCACCCCCATCCCCATCACCACCCCCTCCCTATGTCTACAAATCACCTCCACCTCCATCCCCATCACCGCCACCTCCTTATGTATACAAgtctccaccaccaccatctccaTCCCCACCACCTCCATACGTCTACAAATCCCCACCTCCACCATCTCCTTCACCACCACCTCCATATGTCTACAAATCCCCACCTCCTCCATctccctcaccacctcctccatATGTTTACAAGTCCCCACCTCCACCATCCCCATCCCCACCACCTCCTTATATGTACAAGTCTCCACCACCCCCATCTCCATCACCACCACCTCCCTACGTCTACAAGTCTCCGCCTCCACCATCCCCATCGCCTCCTCCTCCATACCTTTACAAATCACCACCTCCACCTCCCCTTGTATACTAA